In Anaerobaca lacustris, the following proteins share a genomic window:
- a CDS encoding DEAD/DEAH box helicase family protein, whose amino-acid sequence MAIQHVNAVSNRLSLRPPQRESLEILARVCESVSLVKDADPMVALQAIRSEFPTVEDFEREFPSLCFALATGVGKTRLMGASIAYLYQAEGIRNFFVLAPNLTIYNKLIADFTPNTPKYVFKGIGEFTTNPPVIITGETYESVTSARGHLFDIPDDCHINIFNISKINSEVRGGKSPRIKRLSEYIGQSYFDYLAGLDDLVMLMDESHRYRATAGVRAINELKPILGLELTATPQVETGGRSVPFKNVIYSYPLASAMDDGFVKEPAVATRENFDPNAYSAEGLEKVKLEDGVRIHENTKVELEVYARNNDKPIVKPFMLVVATDTTHANALQQVIEGETFFEGRYKGRVIQVHSNIRGEEKDDVVQQLLTVEAPDNPVEIVIHVNMLKEGWDVTNLYTIVPLRAANSRTLVEQSIGRGLRLPYGKRVGVPAVDRLTIVSHDKFQEIVDHANDPNSIIRTGVVIGRDILGEGRKALEIKSAFEQAISGDVAPFPATGRAVPEQRKLFEKPEEQEVAKATYQIIKQYERLKGSDQLQDAEIQREIVQKVQEIVRPAQGVLEGIVEAVNVAEVVQKTTELYCELSIDVPKIVVVPKGEVTCRYEDFDLDVRNINYPPVEDRILIQHLHEDQRYRLQDGSGIIKEKRPEDYLVRGLIDFDDVSYDEHAGLLYKLAGQVVARLREYLTDEDDVINVLQYHQQTLVNLIHSQMQQHFVESASAYEAHVTRGFHTLRANNYSAAANEDVRDFRVTVPEGQRNRISSMVFGGFHKCLYPAQKFDSDPERRFAVLVENEDDVLKWFKPAKGDLQIHYSHEDSYEPDFVVETKTEKLLCEPKRANEVTDEVVLAKADAAATWCKHATAHANENGGKPWRYLLIPHDQIQDQMTLATFAARCEVYAKD is encoded by the coding sequence ATGGCGATTCAACACGTCAACGCGGTCAGTAATCGGCTGAGCCTTCGTCCACCACAGCGGGAATCATTGGAGATTCTGGCTCGGGTGTGTGAGAGTGTTTCGCTGGTCAAGGATGCCGACCCGATGGTGGCATTGCAGGCGATCCGAAGCGAGTTCCCAACGGTGGAAGACTTCGAGCGGGAGTTCCCGTCCTTGTGTTTTGCCCTAGCCACGGGCGTGGGCAAGACACGGCTGATGGGTGCGTCTATCGCATACCTCTACCAGGCCGAGGGCATCCGCAACTTCTTTGTGCTGGCGCCGAACCTGACAATCTACAATAAGCTGATCGCGGACTTCACGCCCAATACGCCGAAGTACGTCTTCAAAGGTATCGGTGAGTTCACCACGAACCCGCCGGTGATCATTACTGGCGAGACGTATGAATCGGTGACCTCGGCGCGTGGACACTTGTTCGATATTCCCGATGATTGCCATATCAACATCTTCAACATCTCCAAAATCAACAGCGAGGTGCGCGGAGGCAAGAGTCCCCGCATCAAGCGGTTGAGTGAGTACATCGGCCAGAGCTATTTCGATTATCTGGCAGGCCTCGACGATCTGGTGATGCTGATGGACGAAAGCCATCGCTACCGGGCGACGGCAGGCGTGCGGGCGATCAATGAGCTCAAGCCGATTCTCGGCCTGGAACTGACCGCGACGCCGCAGGTCGAAACCGGTGGCCGTAGCGTGCCGTTCAAGAACGTGATCTACAGTTATCCGCTGGCGTCGGCGATGGATGACGGATTTGTGAAGGAACCGGCCGTGGCGACGCGCGAGAACTTCGACCCCAATGCTTACTCGGCCGAGGGACTGGAGAAGGTCAAGCTTGAGGACGGCGTGCGGATTCATGAGAACACGAAGGTCGAATTGGAGGTGTACGCCCGCAATAACGACAAGCCCATCGTCAAACCGTTCATGCTGGTCGTGGCGACGGATACGACGCACGCCAACGCCCTGCAGCAAGTCATCGAGGGCGAGACGTTCTTCGAGGGCAGGTACAAAGGCAGGGTCATTCAGGTCCACTCGAATATCCGAGGTGAGGAAAAGGACGATGTCGTCCAGCAGTTACTGACCGTCGAAGCCCCGGACAATCCGGTGGAGATCGTCATTCACGTCAACATGCTGAAAGAAGGCTGGGACGTGACGAACCTTTACACGATCGTCCCGCTGCGGGCGGCGAACTCGCGGACGCTCGTGGAGCAGTCGATCGGTCGCGGCCTGCGCCTGCCCTATGGGAAGCGCGTGGGCGTACCGGCGGTGGATCGCCTGACGATTGTGTCGCACGACAAGTTTCAGGAGATCGTGGACCACGCAAACGACCCGAACTCAATCATCCGAACTGGCGTGGTGATCGGGCGGGACATACTGGGAGAAGGTCGGAAGGCTCTGGAGATCAAGAGTGCGTTCGAGCAGGCCATCTCAGGAGATGTGGCTCCATTCCCGGCGACAGGTCGGGCTGTCCCGGAACAAAGGAAGCTCTTCGAGAAGCCTGAAGAGCAAGAAGTCGCCAAGGCGACATACCAGATTATCAAGCAGTACGAGCGGCTCAAGGGAAGCGATCAACTGCAGGATGCTGAGATCCAGCGGGAAATCGTGCAGAAAGTTCAGGAGATTGTTCGGCCAGCCCAGGGCGTGCTTGAGGGTATCGTTGAGGCGGTGAACGTGGCCGAGGTGGTGCAGAAGACAACCGAGCTGTACTGCGAGCTGTCTATCGACGTGCCAAAGATCGTTGTGGTACCCAAGGGCGAGGTGACGTGCCGGTACGAGGATTTCGACCTCGATGTGCGGAACATCAACTATCCTCCGGTCGAGGATAGAATCCTCATCCAACATCTGCACGAGGACCAGCGGTATCGGCTGCAGGACGGTTCGGGCATCATCAAGGAGAAGCGGCCCGAGGATTACCTCGTTCGCGGGCTGATCGACTTCGACGATGTCAGCTATGACGAACACGCCGGACTGCTGTACAAGCTGGCTGGGCAGGTCGTGGCCCGGCTGCGGGAATATCTGACCGACGAAGACGACGTGATCAATGTGCTGCAGTACCACCAGCAGACCCTGGTGAACCTGATCCATTCCCAGATGCAGCAACACTTTGTCGAGTCTGCCAGCGCCTATGAGGCACACGTGACACGCGGGTTCCACACTCTGCGTGCCAACAACTACTCGGCTGCGGCCAACGAGGATGTGCGCGACTTCCGCGTCACCGTGCCCGAAGGCCAGCGGAACCGAATCAGTTCGATGGTGTTTGGAGGCTTCCACAAGTGCCTCTATCCGGCTCAGAAGTTCGATTCAGACCCTGAGCGTCGGTTCGCCGTGCTGGTCGAGAACGAGGATGACGTGCTGAAGTGGTTCAAGCCCGCCAAGGGCGATCTTCAGATTCACTACAGCCATGAGGATTCCTACGAGCCAGACTTCGTCGTCGAGACCAAGACGGAGAAGCTCCTCTGCGAGCCGAAACGGGCAAACGAAGTGACAGACGAGGTTGTCCTTGCCAAGGCGGATGCGGCAGCGACCTGGTGCAAGCATGCGACGGCTCACGCCAACGAGAATGGTGGTAAACCGTGGCGGTACCTGCTGATCCCCCATGACCAAATACAAGACCAGATGACCCTTGCCACGTTTGCGGCTCGATGTGAGGTGTATGCCAAGGACTGA
- a CDS encoding MFS transporter, producing MNGMSINVRVRLSAMMFLQYMMFAVWWVQLAAYLDNIGVTGTLKALILSSMPLGCLVAPIFCMIADRHFASQKVLMALNFSCAALFLLAALQSNPVALFVFLLLGMFCYMPTWSLTNAVAMANAPSEKFPQIRVFGSIGWVASAVFSLAAVRLFGTASLDGTAIPLYCGAGTALVAALLNMTLPNTPPPAKGQPASIIDVLGLRAMTLLKDRNFAVFILLSMLVMLPFTMYFSLGSQFFASQGFEQVTATMNLGQFVEMFVMLLVPMALARYGSKWALLVGLGALLVRYVAFWGGGVFHLPSLYYVAILVHGVIFGFFFVGGQVYVDKKAPAEIRAQAQGLIVLICFGLGMLIGTFFNVRLIDMYTIQSTVDEAVTITNWNAIWAIISAMTAVLLGAFWLFFRDDLAKNVAPIVE from the coding sequence ATGAACGGCATGTCCATCAACGTTCGAGTCCGTCTGAGCGCCATGATGTTCCTCCAGTATATGATGTTCGCCGTCTGGTGGGTGCAGTTGGCGGCCTACCTCGACAATATCGGGGTCACGGGCACGCTGAAGGCCCTGATCCTTAGCAGCATGCCCCTGGGCTGTCTGGTGGCGCCGATCTTCTGCATGATCGCGGACCGCCACTTCGCCAGTCAGAAGGTGCTGATGGCCTTGAACTTCAGTTGTGCGGCCCTGTTCTTACTGGCGGCCCTGCAGTCCAATCCAGTGGCCCTGTTCGTGTTTCTGCTGTTGGGGATGTTCTGCTATATGCCCACGTGGAGCCTGACCAACGCGGTCGCCATGGCCAATGCCCCCTCGGAGAAATTCCCCCAGATTCGTGTGTTCGGCTCGATCGGCTGGGTCGCGTCGGCGGTGTTCAGTCTCGCCGCCGTGAGACTCTTCGGGACGGCGTCTCTCGACGGCACAGCGATTCCGCTTTACTGCGGAGCCGGAACCGCCCTCGTAGCGGCCTTGCTCAACATGACGCTGCCCAACACCCCCCCGCCCGCCAAGGGCCAACCCGCCTCGATCATCGACGTGCTCGGCCTGCGGGCCATGACGCTCCTGAAAGACCGCAACTTCGCGGTGTTCATCCTGCTGTCCATGCTCGTGATGCTCCCGTTCACCATGTACTTCTCGCTCGGTTCGCAGTTCTTCGCCAGTCAGGGCTTCGAGCAGGTGACCGCGACGATGAACCTGGGCCAATTCGTGGAGATGTTCGTCATGCTCCTGGTGCCGATGGCGCTGGCACGCTACGGGTCCAAGTGGGCCCTGCTCGTGGGTCTGGGGGCCCTGCTGGTGCGCTACGTCGCTTTCTGGGGCGGGGGCGTATTCCACCTACCGTCACTGTACTATGTCGCGATCCTCGTGCACGGCGTGATCTTCGGCTTCTTCTTCGTCGGCGGCCAGGTCTACGTGGATAAGAAGGCCCCCGCCGAGATCCGGGCCCAGGCCCAGGGCCTGATCGTGCTGATCTGCTTCGGCCTCGGTATGCTCATCGGGACCTTCTTCAATGTGAGGCTCATCGACATGTATACCATCCAGTCCACCGTTGACGAGGCCGTCACTATCACCAACTGGAACGCCATCTGGGCCATCATCTCGGCCATGACGGCGGTGCTGCTCGGCGCGTTCTGGCTGTTCTTCCGCGATGACCTGGCAAAGAACGTCGCACCGATCGTCGAATAG
- a CDS encoding virulence RhuM family protein, which translates to MTAEIIPTNPGGEFLLYQTQDGRTRIQCRFAGETIWLTQQQMAELFQVDKSRISRHLKNIYEEGELSAEATVAFYATVRQEGERQVTRELEHYNLDAIISVGYRVNSLRGTQFRIWATQRLREYLVKGFALDDERLKAAGGGNYFDELLARIRDIRSSEKVFWRKVLDIYATSIDYDPKAEVSQEFFKVVQNKMHWASHGHTAAEIIAGRADANQPHMGMTNWPGDSIRRADVGIAKNYLQPQELEVLNRMVTAYLELAELQALNRQPMYMKDWVARLDDFLTMTGREILTHAGTVSHQQALEKARQEYERYQQRMLTEPSPVERHFIEAVEEVKQLEDRRKRLDEKGGK; encoded by the coding sequence ATGACGGCTGAGATCATTCCCACCAACCCGGGTGGCGAGTTTCTGCTGTATCAGACGCAGGACGGCCGGACACGCATCCAATGCCGCTTTGCAGGCGAGACGATCTGGCTGACGCAGCAGCAGATGGCCGAGCTGTTTCAGGTGGATAAGTCGCGCATAAGTCGCCACCTGAAAAACATTTACGAGGAGGGAGAGTTGTCTGCGGAGGCAACTGTTGCGTTTTACGCAACAGTTCGCCAGGAAGGCGAGCGTCAGGTTACACGCGAGCTTGAGCATTACAACCTGGATGCGATTATATCGGTCGGCTACCGGGTCAACAGCCTGCGGGGGACCCAATTCCGGATCTGGGCGACCCAGCGGTTGCGTGAGTACCTGGTCAAGGGTTTCGCCCTTGACGATGAACGGCTCAAGGCCGCTGGGGGCGGGAACTATTTCGACGAGTTGCTGGCCCGGATTCGGGATATTCGCTCGTCGGAGAAGGTCTTCTGGCGGAAGGTGCTGGACATCTACGCCACGAGCATCGATTACGACCCGAAAGCGGAGGTCTCGCAGGAGTTCTTCAAGGTGGTGCAGAACAAGATGCACTGGGCGTCGCACGGGCACACGGCGGCAGAAATTATCGCCGGCCGGGCCGATGCGAACCAGCCGCATATGGGCATGACCAATTGGCCCGGCGATTCGATTCGCAGGGCCGATGTGGGGATCGCGAAGAACTACCTTCAGCCGCAAGAGCTTGAGGTCCTGAATCGCATGGTGACGGCGTACCTGGAACTGGCGGAATTGCAGGCGTTGAATCGCCAGCCGATGTACATGAAAGACTGGGTGGCGCGGCTCGACGATTTCTTGACGATGACCGGTCGGGAGATCCTGACGCATGCCGGAACGGTCAGTCACCAGCAGGCGCTGGAGAAGGCCCGGCAGGAATACGAAAGATATCAGCAGCGAATGTTGACTGAACCATCGCCCGTCGAAAGGCACTTCATCGAAGCGGTCGAAGAGGTCAAGCAGCTTGAAGACCGGCGGAAGCGGTTGGACGAAAAGGGAGGCAAGTGA
- a CDS encoding ATP-binding protein, translating into MASSPTYLGTVQDVQGATISIALDKDTVSGLAFIDGHGYRIGQIGSFVRIGIGFVDLFGIVSQVGAGAVPEALAKVEPYGYRWLKVQLIGEGWRSGEFKRGISQYPTIGDEAHLVTEQDLTRIYGRPDAPNFVRIGNLASAESIPALVDIDRLITRHSAVVGTTGAGKSTTVANLLASLSDPVRYPSSRIIVLDIHGEYHAALSDRATIFRVNADEARGEQPLFIPYWALSLDELLRVTPFRGLNDADRAALVEKIKQLKLASIGAQARNGVTADTMTVDTPIPFSIHRLWYELHRCVCSTHTAQGANQSDATEAIEPGPDGQPVLGDIMGVNPPRYRPITSGGPNRVYLSGAPLNVRRQILATESLLRDTRYDFMFRPGPWCPNPTLQNLDAQPAQDLDALIRSWVGGDKPITILDLSGVPVSILMDLIGVLIRLLFEALFWARYLPEGGRTRPLLFVLEEAHAYLNAGNEGAASTAARRIVKEGRKYGLGAMIVSQRPAEIDPTILSQCGTMFAMRLANTTDRSHVTGTVSDNLEGLFNMLPTLRTGEAIIVGEAVHLPLRALIDAPAKNRRPDSHDPKIYDPDTDGGWNRRKQVENYARVLEKWRSENPRCTDNPGGNP; encoded by the coding sequence GTGGCAAGTAGCCCAACTTATCTGGGAACCGTGCAAGACGTCCAGGGAGCGACGATCAGCATCGCCCTCGACAAGGACACGGTGTCTGGACTGGCCTTCATCGATGGGCACGGCTACCGCATCGGCCAGATTGGCAGCTTCGTTCGCATCGGGATTGGATTTGTCGACCTCTTCGGAATCGTGTCGCAAGTCGGCGCTGGGGCTGTTCCTGAAGCCTTGGCCAAGGTCGAACCGTACGGCTATCGTTGGTTGAAGGTTCAGCTCATTGGCGAGGGGTGGCGATCAGGTGAGTTCAAACGCGGAATATCGCAGTACCCAACCATCGGAGATGAAGCCCACCTTGTAACCGAGCAGGACTTGACCCGTATTTATGGCAGGCCAGACGCACCGAACTTCGTCCGGATAGGTAACCTCGCAAGTGCGGAGTCCATCCCGGCACTGGTGGACATTGATCGGCTAATCACCCGCCACAGCGCTGTCGTGGGCACGACAGGCGCGGGCAAATCCACCACCGTTGCCAATCTTCTTGCCTCACTCTCTGATCCCGTCCGGTATCCATCGTCGCGTATCATCGTTCTCGACATCCACGGCGAGTACCACGCCGCGTTGAGTGATCGGGCAACGATCTTTCGAGTCAACGCCGATGAGGCACGAGGTGAGCAGCCACTCTTCATTCCCTACTGGGCGTTGAGTCTTGACGAGCTTCTTCGTGTTACACCGTTTCGGGGATTAAATGATGCCGACCGTGCTGCTCTGGTTGAGAAGATCAAACAGTTGAAGCTGGCCTCGATTGGCGCACAGGCACGCAACGGCGTCACGGCCGACACGATGACCGTGGATACGCCGATTCCGTTCAGCATCCACCGTCTATGGTATGAACTGCACCGCTGCGTCTGTTCCACCCATACTGCTCAAGGAGCCAATCAAAGCGATGCAACAGAGGCCATTGAACCCGGACCAGATGGACAGCCGGTGCTCGGCGACATTATGGGCGTTAATCCGCCACGATACCGCCCGATTACATCGGGTGGCCCCAACCGCGTCTATCTCAGCGGTGCTCCGCTCAATGTCCGCCGCCAGATTTTGGCCACTGAATCACTTCTGCGGGATACACGGTATGACTTCATGTTTCGTCCTGGCCCTTGGTGTCCTAACCCGACTCTTCAGAATCTCGATGCTCAACCCGCACAGGATCTCGATGCACTGATCAGATCGTGGGTAGGCGGGGACAAGCCCATAACCATTCTCGATCTGTCCGGCGTTCCAGTGTCCATTCTGATGGACCTTATTGGCGTCCTCATCCGCCTCCTTTTCGAGGCGCTCTTCTGGGCACGCTACCTCCCCGAAGGCGGACGAACACGGCCATTACTCTTCGTCCTGGAAGAAGCACACGCCTATCTCAATGCCGGGAACGAAGGTGCGGCTTCCACTGCAGCTCGCAGGATTGTCAAAGAAGGCCGGAAGTACGGCCTTGGCGCAATGATCGTTAGCCAACGGCCAGCCGAGATTGATCCAACCATCCTCTCTCAATGCGGCACGATGTTCGCCATGCGGCTGGCCAACACCACTGACCGTTCCCATGTGACCGGCACGGTGAGCGACAATCTTGAGGGCCTTTTCAACATGCTGCCCACCCTGCGTACCGGCGAAGCCATAATCGTTGGCGAGGCGGTCCACCTGCCCCTGCGGGCCCTGATTGATGCGCCAGCCAAGAACCGTCGACCGGATAGCCACGATCCGAAGATATACGACCCGGATACCGATGGTGGCTGGAACCGCCGGAAGCAAGTTGAAAATTACGCTCGCGTTCTTGAGAAGTGGCGAAGCGAGAATCCCCGTTGCACAGACAATCCTGGAGGCAACCCATGA
- a CDS encoding KTSC domain-containing protein, which yields MNRTPVTSSNVVSIGYDPSTLTLEVEFKGNSVYQYFDVPEVVYQELMRARSIGQFMHANIRNNYRYAKV from the coding sequence ATGAACAGAACACCGGTGACTTCATCAAACGTCGTGTCGATAGGTTATGACCCGAGCACCTTGACTCTTGAAGTCGAATTCAAGGGCAACTCAGTGTACCAGTACTTCGATGTGCCTGAGGTCGTTTACCAGGAGTTAATGCGCGCACGCTCGATTGGACAGTTCATGCACGCCAACATCAGGAACAACTATCGGTACGCGAAGGTGTGA
- a CDS encoding site-specific DNA-methyltransferase: protein MAKSNTRLELTWIGKENRPKLEPRVLIEDAGKSYHAARRVSENDFFDNRLIFGDNLLALRALEQEFTGRIKCIYIDPPYNTGSAFTHYHDGIEHSLWLSLMRDRLEILRRLLAENGSIWISIDDNEMPYLRILLDEVFGRANFIAQCIWEKVYSPKSSAKFLSENHDYVVCYARDVSSWKRNLLPRTEKQDRAYKNPDNDPRGPWKPSDLSARNYYSVGRYPIKCPSGRVITGPPQGMYWRVAKERLEEMDREGRIWWGKDGNNVPAIKRFLSEVIDGIVPETIWTYDEVGHNQAAKQHLKKLLPDVEELFVTPKPEGLIERILTIASNLGDWVLDSFAGTGTTGTTAQKMGRRWIMVELGDHCHTHIIPRMKKVIDGEDQGGISKAVDWKGGGGFRYYRLGPSLIVEDEWGNPVINPEFNAAMLAEAMCKLEGFTFDPNPDVYWQQGRSSETDFIYVTTQFMSKDMLAKLSDEVGPNRSLLICCSAFRCDVSQFENLTVKKIPKAVLKKCEWGHDDYSLEIENLPDAPPEVVEQHEAQRAGDGKPVRRFGKGKEAGPTLFDMAQDDSKGGEK, encoded by the coding sequence ATGGCCAAGAGCAATACACGTCTCGAACTGACCTGGATCGGCAAGGAGAACCGGCCGAAGTTGGAGCCGCGCGTGCTGATTGAGGACGCGGGCAAGTCGTACCATGCGGCCCGTCGGGTCAGCGAGAACGACTTCTTCGATAACCGGCTGATCTTCGGTGACAACCTGCTGGCCCTCAGGGCGCTGGAGCAGGAGTTCACCGGCAGGATCAAGTGCATCTACATCGATCCGCCGTACAACACCGGCTCGGCCTTCACGCACTACCACGATGGTATTGAGCATTCACTCTGGTTGTCCCTGATGCGCGACCGTCTGGAGATTCTGCGACGGCTACTTGCCGAAAATGGTTCGATCTGGATCAGCATCGACGACAATGAGATGCCCTACCTGCGCATTCTGCTCGACGAGGTGTTCGGGCGAGCCAACTTCATTGCGCAGTGCATTTGGGAGAAGGTATATTCTCCAAAGAGTTCCGCCAAATTCCTTTCCGAAAACCACGACTACGTTGTCTGCTATGCACGCGATGTATCATCGTGGAAGAGAAATCTGCTGCCACGTACAGAGAAGCAGGATCGCGCATACAAGAATCCTGACAATGATCCCCGAGGGCCTTGGAAACCAAGCGATTTGTCTGCACGCAACTACTACAGCGTAGGCCGGTATCCTATCAAATGCCCCTCCGGTAGGGTGATAACTGGTCCGCCGCAAGGCATGTATTGGCGTGTGGCGAAAGAGAGGCTGGAGGAAATGGACCGTGAGGGCCGTATTTGGTGGGGCAAGGACGGCAATAATGTGCCTGCGATCAAGCGGTTTCTGTCGGAAGTCATCGATGGGATCGTGCCCGAGACAATCTGGACCTATGATGAAGTTGGTCACAACCAAGCTGCAAAACAGCATTTGAAGAAGCTTCTTCCTGATGTGGAAGAGCTATTCGTCACGCCTAAACCGGAAGGTCTGATTGAACGAATTCTTACGATTGCCTCAAACCTTGGCGACTGGGTCCTTGATTCATTCGCCGGGACGGGCACGACGGGCACGACCGCCCAGAAAATGGGACGCCGCTGGATCATGGTCGAGCTTGGCGATCATTGCCATACCCACATCATCCCACGCATGAAGAAGGTGATCGACGGCGAGGACCAGGGTGGGATCAGCAAGGCCGTCGACTGGAAGGGAGGCGGCGGCTTTCGCTACTACCGGCTCGGACCATCCCTAATCGTCGAGGATGAATGGGGCAATCCGGTCATTAACCCTGAGTTCAACGCGGCGATGCTGGCCGAGGCGATGTGTAAGCTGGAAGGGTTCACGTTTGATCCCAACCCCGATGTCTACTGGCAGCAGGGACGAAGCTCCGAGACGGACTTCATCTACGTGACCACGCAGTTCATGAGCAAGGACATGCTGGCCAAGCTCAGCGACGAGGTTGGCCCCAACCGCAGTCTGCTGATCTGCTGCAGCGCGTTCCGCTGTGACGTGAGTCAGTTCGAGAACCTGACGGTGAAGAAGATTCCCAAGGCGGTGCTGAAGAAGTGCGAATGGGGTCACGACGATTACTCGCTGGAGATCGAGAACTTGCCCGATGCTCCGCCGGAAGTGGTCGAGCAGCACGAAGCCCAGCGGGCCGGCGACGGCAAGCCCGTAAGGAGGTTCGGCAAGGGCAAGGAGGCGGGCCCGACGCTGTTTGATATGGCCCAGGACGACTCGAAAGGAGGCGAGAAATGA
- a CDS encoding HEAT repeat domain-containing protein: MKLLSSGDKGTRISASVALRRDIGSTQVIKALIKGLKDRSTYVRGTAAWNLGRIGSAQAIPALCKALRDKDGEVRIVPAVVGIRPTTG, translated from the coding sequence CTGAAGCTACTGAGTAGTGGAGATAAAGGCACACGCATATCGGCAAGTGTGGCATTACGTAGAGACATAGGCTCGACACAAGTCATCAAGGCTCTTATTAAGGGCCTTAAAGACAGGAGTACGTATGTGCGTGGGACGGCCGCTTGGAATTTAGGAAGAATAGGCTCGGCCCAAGCAATCCCTGCTTTGTGTAAGGCACTGCGAGACAAAGACGGCGAAGTCCGTATTGTCCCGGCCGTCGTTGGAATTCGCCCTACGACCGGGTAA